The genomic stretch TGAAAATATCGCAGACTATCGTTTATTTTTTTACCATTTTTTTTACAAAAATTAGTTTTTATTAAATTTTTACTACTATTTTTAACCCATAATCAGAAAACAAGAAAGAATATTTGTTCAACTGGTTAAAAAACAAACCTATATTTTACCTTAACCATTTTATTAATGAAAAACAGATTTACTCTAAAGTCTGCTATGCAGGTATCTCTCTTAGTAGCACTTTGCGCCCTGTCCAGTATTTCCGAAACCTTTGCACAGGAGGAAAAACAGTTTAACTTTTCTGTAGCGTTAAACTCCGACCAGTTCTTCGGATTTTACCCGACGTTTCAAGGGTCTTACGGATTCTCAGAAAAGACAGCACTTACCTTTTATGGGATCCACTGGGGAGGTGGAACTGGAGCTAATTGGGGAAACTGGACTGAATTCGGTCTTGGTGCCAACTTTGAGCCTACCGAAGGACTATCCATCAACCCTCAAATCGGTGTTTTAAGTGGTAGCTTACTCAGTTCTGGAGCAGCAGGAGGACCTTCTGTATTCGGAGAGGGCATTGTTCCAAACCTGACTGTAAACTTGCTGAAGGAAAAAGTAGAAGGCCAGTTCTATTTTGGCTACTATGCGCCACTTCGCGATGAGGCTCCTACCGCTCAAGGCAGCACATATTCTTATATTCACTACTGGTTGAGCCTTGGCTACCGTCCAAGTGAATTCTTCTCGTTCGGTGCTCACTTTGAGCACCTAATCAACTCCGGCGGATCGAATATTGAATCTTCTACGGATCTTTATCAGTGGCTCGGCCCATACGTGCAGTTCTCCAAGCCAGGAGGAGGGCCATTTGCTAGATTCTCTTTTGGAACCGACCTTGTGGAAGGCAATGACTCCTTCTTCAAACTGACTACTGGATTCTCCTTTTAATCCTACCAACCTTAGTAAAGCAAAAAGCCGGACTCATTTGAGATCCGGCTTTTTGCTTTAGCTGACTTGTATCAGATCTCCGACCCTAAGCTTCCCTGAGGAGAGCGCTACCATGTTTTGGCCAAAGTAAATCTTTTTGTTCTTCGTCCGATAGGTAGCCAGTGTTTTTAATGGCTCTTTACCCTTGCTTCCCGACTGCTGATCTACGGTGATCATCACACACCTGGCGCATGGCTTCACTAGCTGAAAATCGATTTCTCCTATTTTTATCCGCTGAAATGAATCTTCCTGAAAAGGAGTACCACCCGAAAAAACAATATTTGGCCTAAATCGATCCATAGAAACCGGGAATTCCAACCGGGAGTTTAAATCATTTAATGACTCCTCCCCAATGATCAGGTACGGCATTCCATCCGCAAAACTTACGGATTCCTCATTTACAGCATACCTAGGATCTACTTTACGTGCTTTAGGCGAAGACATATGCACCAGACGAGCCTTTACTCCAAGTTTCTGACTAAACCAAGCATCAATTTGAGGATCCACCAATCGGGCAAGCATCTCGTCATCCCAGACTTTTACTGATATTTCCTCACCTACTGCATGAAGAGGGACTCTTATTCGATCTTCAGGCCGGGAGGAGACAAAAACATCTAATGAGTGGTCACCTATCTCTACCTTTATCGTTGCCATACCAGGCAGAGTCCGCTGTGATAGGAATCTCCCCTCCTCATCCACCAGCATCCATCGGCGATCCAGTTCAAAACCTTGCTCTTCCACTTTGGCCTGCGAAAGAGAAACTCCGGCAAGGGATTTTATAGGATAAACATAAAGGCTATGAATTGATAAGATAGTTGACATGGCTTAAACAGATTAATATTTTGGCTTTTCTGACTCATATGTCTATTTTCTCCGAAAACACGGAGATGTTCTGCTATTCCTAGCCCCTCCCTCATCTTGCTCATTCAAGGGACAAAGTGGTTTGCAATAACAGGCAGTTACATATAAAGCCTAAAGATAAAATTATATATTTCTTTCTAAAGTTGTCTCCCACGCATGCTTATCAACAACTCCACGAGATTGGATTAAAACAATTGTGTAAA from Algoriphagus sp. NG3 encodes the following:
- a CDS encoding DUF6733 family protein; the protein is MKNRFTLKSAMQVSLLVALCALSSISETFAQEEKQFNFSVALNSDQFFGFYPTFQGSYGFSEKTALTFYGIHWGGGTGANWGNWTEFGLGANFEPTEGLSINPQIGVLSGSLLSSGAAGGPSVFGEGIVPNLTVNLLKEKVEGQFYFGYYAPLRDEAPTAQGSTYSYIHYWLSLGYRPSEFFSFGAHFEHLINSGGSNIESSTDLYQWLGPYVQFSKPGGGPFARFSFGTDLVEGNDSFFKLTTGFSF
- a CDS encoding MOSC domain-containing protein codes for the protein MSTILSIHSLYVYPIKSLAGVSLSQAKVEEQGFELDRRWMLVDEEGRFLSQRTLPGMATIKVEIGDHSLDVFVSSRPEDRIRVPLHAVGEEISVKVWDDEMLARLVDPQIDAWFSQKLGVKARLVHMSSPKARKVDPRYAVNEESVSFADGMPYLIIGEESLNDLNSRLEFPVSMDRFRPNIVFSGGTPFQEDSFQRIKIGEIDFQLVKPCARCVMITVDQQSGSKGKEPLKTLATYRTKNKKIYFGQNMVALSSGKLRVGDLIQVS